The Priestia koreensis genomic interval CCCTTAATAGTCAATTTTATTATTTTAGTATAAGCTAAGAAATATCTATAAAACGTAATTGCTATAAAACTTTAGTGTATATATTTACTGCTTAAATGAAAATTAACTTATTAAATCTTTTAGTACTTCCTTAGTTAAATTTCAAAAAATCCTTAAATTTAGAATTTTTAAATCCCCTAATAAACGCTCCACCTTCAGTGCAGTTCCAAAGCTCAATATTCACTTTAGACTCTGCATACCCCTCAAACCATCTTAAATAAGTAAATAGATTTCGAGAAGTTGAAACGGTACTTACTCCATCAAAACTTCTTACCTTTAGTAAATTAGGTGTCTCATGTACGATTCTAGTTCTATGAGCCCCTTCAACATGACTCTGATTATTTGTAAAGGCAAGGTCCTGACCAACTAAAGCTACTTGCTCGGCTCCCATAGTTATCATTACGTCTAATAAACAAGTAGCGACTGATCCACCTGTTTCTATCAAAGTTTGACCTCTAATAGCAGCTTCTTGCTCAGCATTTTTGTATCCTTTTTGCCATACTATATACCGAGGACCTTGATAGTTAAAGATTGCTTTGCTGTTCGCAGTACTTAAATAGAATAGAGGAATGTTTTCATTATTTAAATCTTCAAATTGCTCAATAATATTATCCAGAGGATCGGAAACCATAACAAAATCAGGATAAAGACCGTGTTTTAGCAAAGGCCTAAAAGCTGTACCTACTACTCCTATAGTGAAGCTCCCACTTTTCTGAGCTTTTTTTAAATTATCTAACTGCTTGTACAGTGATGGACCTGCTGAAACTAATATCATTCTCTTTTTAAAGGAAAAATTACATTCTTTGAAAAAGGGATCACCCAAAGCTACATTCTTCAAAAAATTTGCATCAAGCGTAACTGCATAATTTTCAATAGTATCTTGCGTTATTAAATATGATTGAATCTCTCTCATTATTTTCATGTATTTTTCTTCAACCATATTTAAAGAGGGCCGTAACAAGTATATATGATTATTAAGAAGACTTGAAAATTCCCTCACGTCTTCCTTACTTTCTAATAATTTATATTTAACTCTTGGATTTCTTATCACACCCTCAATCAAACCTGTACTTAAAATCCACTTGTAATATGAAACATTAAATTCATAAACAATAATTTGAGCACTATTATTAGTATTTAATAGTTCCTCTACGTGATAACCAGCACCCATGCCAATGACCAAAAGAGTATGTCCACTTTTCATCTTTTCAGTGACCCATTTTTGTGCCTCCTTAAGCGGATCATAACTACTGTGCAGAAAGAATGAAGAAGCTTCAGATTCTACTTTAACTGTAGGTGCGGTTTTAGTTTTAATAATAGAAAATCTCACCTTTACTCAGCCTTTTCTTTAAGCATTTCGATCCACTGCTGCACAATTGGAGTAATTTCATACTCAAATAAGTCGGATACTAATACATAATCGTTCGTCTCCATTGCTCCCCTAATCTCGTTTAAGAAGCCGTTTAGTTTTTCTATTTCAATATTCTCTATCTCCCCCACTCTTTCTAAGCTACTCATAGACTTAATAGACCAGGACAACCCTTCAATAATTTGAGGAAGTATTTCAAAGGCCTCACTTTCTTGGTTTTTTGCAAGAAAATCTACTAACAAATCAATAAAATAAGTAATTTTTGGTAAGTAATCCTTCAGAAAATCAACATTATCTTTTATTAAAGTTTCTAATTCCATTTAATCGCTTTCCCCTTTTATTTTGAAAGATATTTTTGATAGTAATAAATCTAACCACTCTTTAGCATATAAAGAACAAGTATAAAGACCTTCATATAGAGCTTTTGATTTTAAGTAGATTCTTTTCTCTATCTGATTTTGCGTCTCATTATCCTCT includes:
- a CDS encoding motility associated factor glycosyltransferase family protein; translation: MRFSIIKTKTAPTVKVESEASSFFLHSSYDPLKEAQKWVTEKMKSGHTLLVIGMGAGYHVEELLNTNNSAQIIVYEFNVSYYKWILSTGLIEGVIRNPRVKYKLLESKEDVREFSSLLNNHIYLLRPSLNMVEEKYMKIMREIQSYLITQDTIENYAVTLDANFLKNVALGDPFFKECNFSFKKRMILVSAGPSLYKQLDNLKKAQKSGSFTIGVVGTAFRPLLKHGLYPDFVMVSDPLDNIIEQFEDLNNENIPLFYLSTANSKAIFNYQGPRYIVWQKGYKNAEQEAAIRGQTLIETGGSVATCLLDVMITMGAEQVALVGQDLAFTNNQSHVEGAHRTRIVHETPNLLKVRSFDGVSTVSTSRNLFTYLRWFEGYAESKVNIELWNCTEGGAFIRGFKNSKFKDFLKFN